The following DNA comes from Octopus sinensis linkage group LG5, ASM634580v1, whole genome shotgun sequence.
TACTAAGGCAATTTAATTGCAGAGAGCTAACCTGAACTGGTACCTTATGGAAGAATAACACTAAACCATCAGCAAATTAAGGAACCATACACAAGAAAAAATTCTCTGAATCAACATATAGATATTTGTGGGTCACAAATTTTggtgaatttctttttctttttattttttctcaatgTAGCAGTTCagttatagaaaaacaaatagacaaagaaaTGCAGTTTATAAACAGATTAGCCAAAATTAAATGCATTGTGTTTTAATAGACATAACTTTATTACATCCCTTTATTGACTTAATTATATCCCTTGAAGTAACTTGATGTCTTGTGTTATTAAAGCGTTTACATTCAGAACTACTCTTCTATTATTGTTAGGGATTCAGCAATGactataattgtttttattttaatatatactacTTTTAAAATTATGTAACAACATTTAATGAAATTCAATAAAAACACTTAGtgactttgaaaatattcaacttGGGTTGAACTGGAAGAAAAAGATTTATCACTATTTTCTATATTCattgtattttgaaatattttgatactaTATTTTGATATTAGATAAAAACTTTAGTGCTTTTGTTACTTTTACTTTTCCTGTGTGTgtttaagcttacaaacaatataaaaaatataaaaatttattattcctCAATtagaatagtattgacagtgactttgaagtttcagccagctaagctGTCTTTTATACACATGGCCATACAAGATCTATACACATGCCCAGATAATGCAGTCTTTTCTTTTGTACACAACATGAGATTCCTATGTTCCGATTCTCTATCATTCATGCACACTACTATCATCCAGTGGGAAATGCTCACTTTAGTTTGGTTTTAGTTGCTGGTTTTAGAAATTAAGTTTATTTTcttaactgctacaagggtaaaggtgatgctctagatagaaataactgcaggggtatcaaactactggatcaggtgatgaagatcacggagaaggtcatagcccatctcatcagggagagagtctgcttagatgagatgcagtttggttttgtgccgagtagaagcaccactgatgccatattcctggttcgacaacttcaggagaaatacctagctaaagataaactcctatacttagcttttgtggacttggagaaagcctttgacaaggtcccctgatcccttatctggtaggcgatgcagaaactggagattgacgaatggttaataagggctgtataGACCCTTTACAGAGaggccgttagtaaggttaggattggcaatgagtatagtgaagtattccgggtagaagtaggggtccaccaaggttcagccctcagtccccttttattcatcatagtcctccaggaaataacagaggagtggttggcgttaggaagggcatcaagctgtagaaacactgccagatcagactagagcctggtgcagccaccagacttcccagaccccggtcgaaccgtccaacccatgctagcatggaaaacggacgttaaacgatgatgatgatgacgtactATTTAGTTTTCTTGGTGtatggttcagtaaaagaaagtAGTAGCTTTATGAGATCCTTTAAAAATTTGGCACCTCAGACATGTGCTCTACCTATCTCCAGCCTAGTTCTTCACTGATTATGTATAATCTTTAAAATGTCTTAGTTCACTACATTAATGTTAACACCAACCAATGCAACTATTTGTAATATTTACTGATGGTCAGCTGTGATTTTTAATTCTACACTAAGATACTTGACGCATTTATCATTGGTTTCTTACTTGCTGATAttaatctctcatatatataagtgAGGAAAATAAAGTTATGTAACATTTGTGCCTTTTTCAAGAACATTAATAACCAGAATTTATAAATGTTTCACTTATTTTGCTCATCAGATCTTCATCTCTAGCCATCACAATTCAATAGTATTTTCAATTTGTCTATGAAATTTCACATTTGTTTCAGTACATTTTGCTTCTCTAACTTCTGGTCATCCCAAATCTTCATATATTTTagcaacagaatatttttttcttttatatacttttaGCATACCCAATGTAACTGTCAAGTTATAAACCTAGGAGCAGGATATGACACAACTTTTTGGCAATTTAAAGACAAGAACCTGATCCCAAAATCTTATATTGAAGTGGATTTCCAGAGTGTGACTGCAAAGAAATGCCATTACATCAAATCTCGAAAACGTCTTCTCCAAAATTTGACTTCTGAAGGCATGTGAGCATATTCTATATTATCATttaatcttaattataataattttgtcatcaacaccactaccatcaatgtctaaaatataaatcaaaaatgtaattttcttcATTGGAGAGTATCAATTTGGCAGAAATCACAGATTGTTTGACCAAACAAtgttttgatatttgatttcTAGCCATCTACTTCTGTATTTAAttcctgccaaagttgactttccTTTAACTCacttgggatcaataaaattattgtacttaattttgtaattattgtATCATTTCTGTTATTGTCACTTTTCTACCATTAGTACCAGCTCACACCATTCTATTCTCGTTGTCTAAATGATGTCCATGAACTTCTTTTAATaatcactagcactatgacccggcaacgccgggtcatagtgctagtgcatatacagctgcatgtgtgcgaacatacacacgagtactgtccaaatctccgaccagtcacatacagctagctgccattcaattggcgtatcaagtttcgggcgttttgattgggttttggatagaaaattcacaaaaaagtcacttttattgattttttaatggctttgatgggtgactggggaaatgtaaagatatgcacgaccacccttggacagttttgaatgaccatagaaagtgcgagccctctaactgaaaaattgtggatttgtataaaggacacacacacagacattttgccatttatatatatagagattatgaaTTGAGTTAATTTTTGATTAGCTTCAAGTTAATCCAACCTAAACAGCTGCTGGGGGCTTATGTTCTATGAGATTTAGAATAATGAGGCTGTTGTTTGATTTAATATTTGGATAGACCATCACTTGAAAAGTTTCAGCTAAGATCTGAATGAGTACTTCAAGCatcaatttaaaaattataatatgtCAGTGGAGTTCTGTTGTCTGttaaatgtgaatgtatgtgtgagtagaaagggctgtatgtatgtgtagggctGAAATCATTACCTACCCACATCACTTACTGATGATATTGAtattgtaaggtggcgagctagtagaaacattagcatgcatggcgaaatacttagcagtatttcatctgccattacgttctgagttcaaattccaccgaggttgactttgtctttcatcgtttcggggtcgattaaataagtaccagttaattattgggggtcgatgtaatcaacttaatccccttgtttgtcccctctatgtttagccccttgtgggcaataaagaaatattgattgaATACTTAAGAAAACTTTGAAGAGTTGAACCCAATTATTTTGTTTGGTAAAGAAAAGATATTGATATGTTTATAGTTTTGATAATATTATCAATTTAAGCTGTTATTACCATGGGCAATTGTAATGTTcaggaaaataaaaagtaaaagctcCACATCTCAAAGTTtatatatttctgctgttttgtcttttttcaactaaaaaaatagcttttttgcttttaattggAAGTTTGCTATACTCCAAATATTATTCCTTTCCATGCTTACTGAAAAAAAGCTCCATAAAATTGATGgtaatgaagatggtggtggtgagctctgatgcatttaaaacatttttgccCTGAAAAAgtgaccattattattgttattgtttgagATTATTAGTTTTCAACTTTTATATAACCATTGCCCAATCTATTTTCAAATCATCTCCTGCACACAAAAATATGCTAAAAGGTCATTCTGCCTTCCGTCCACTGACGTACATCAACGTTAGATTTTCTTATAGAACTTTATTTTTGTCACTCAAGGATTTTAAACCAATAAAAATAGATTCCCCAGAAATCTCAGCATCAGTGTATTTCATAAATCTCTTTGCAATTTAGTTATcatttaaataacataaatataccaTTAGAAGAGACTTGAGTTGTTACTGACAACTGTAGACTCATCAACTGAAATTGGGAAATTAgtttttttctgggtttttttcctctgtctttcagTTATTTATTATTCAACATTCACAGGCataaagcgacgagctggcagaaacattagcacactgggcgaaatgcttagcagtatttcatttgtttttacattccgaattcaaattccgccaagtttgactttgcgtttcatcctttcggagtcaataaactaagtgccagttgcatactggggttgatctaattgactggccccctccccaaaaatgttgggccttgtgcctagagtagaaaggaatattcacAAGCATTTCATTAATTTCCTTCAAATTGAATTTTCAGTTAATGGTCAACCTTTCAAGATATCTAAAGGGTCTTTCCATGCATCACATTTGAAATACCCATTTCTCATATAGGTTTAATGACAGTCTTAGTAACCTTATTTATAACAACACTGGTATCACTTAATTTGGTATatctctttaaataataataataataataatgaaattattgtatacagtgctcaggtgcaccacaacttgtcagaaagtgcgtataaagtgtatgcagtaatgtacaaatgtctggaaagcgaacaatgtacgagtcagatacatacttgtgtgtgtatggaggggagaaaatcaggtgtagtgttggcaaatctcagaaagcatggaagttttgaaggatgcagtgctccgacaactaacaactgatgccggcagtttgttccatacttcaacaactctcagcgtgaaaaaatgtttcctaaagtcatgggagctgtgctgttttctgactttgtaaatatgtccacgagtgttagacgggtggagtttgaaaaggcgctcagagttattgttttacaaaatagatTCCCCAGTAGTCTCAATATTAATGTATTTCATAATTCTCCTTTCAATCTAGTTATCATTTAAATAACATGTATGCCGTTAGAAGAGAGTTGAGTTGTTACTGACAACTGTGGACATATCAACTGGAATTGGAGAATTAgtttttttctgggttttttttttcctgtctttcaaTTAGTCATTGTTCAATATTCACAGGCATTTCATTGATTTCCTTCAAATTGAATTTTCATCTGATCGTCAACCTTTCAAGATATCTGAAGAGTCTTCATGCATTACATTCGAAATACCCATTTCTCATATAGGCTTAAAGATCATCCAAGTAACCTTATATATTACAACACTTGCTTCACCTAATTTGGTATATCTATTTACAAAATATGTAAGTTGGGGATGAGGCTTGAAAccggttttaatttttttaaaataggcTTTATGTAGATACTTCCTTTTTAAATGATCAAGAAGCCTTGCCAGTTTTAAAGCTTTATTCAAAAGAGTACTATTACATGAAAGGCACAGTTTTTATGGATTGCAAAAGGGCttttaataaaatcaaaagaTAGATGTTCACTGCAGTACTAACAATACTTTTCTTTGTCTCACTTCACAAGCCTTATGATTAGAACTTTGGATTGAAGATCACAAGTTCATAGTTTCATTTTCTAGATTAGGCattgcattgtgctcttgagtaaGACATTTCATTTCGCATTGTTCCAGTCTACCAGATAGGAGTAAGTGAaaccctccctctttttctcttgttgttgCAACCTGAATGTTCTGTTGGGTCAAGGGTGAGGGGCTGCCAGGTTGTCTGTATTTGCTCACCACTCTTCAGGTACATAAAGCAATAAGGAAAAGTGTGGTGCATGTTACCAAGCAATATTTGCTTACAAATGATGGAGGGCTGTACTGAGCATTATGTAATTATATTCAGAAATTGACAAACATAAAATGCAATAAGCATCTGCAATTTTTGCCATTTTGACTCAATCTACAATTAGAATAATGAAACCAGGTGTAAAAGCCTAATAAttgtgttttcaattttgttaaaGTGCTAAGGCACTAGTTTGGTGGCTAAAATACACCAAAAACACACTAAAAGTAATGACAATCTTATCATTTTCATAACACAAGCTGTAATTTTAAGTGAAAGTAGCTTCATTCCTGAGAAGTAGGTCAATCTTGCATCCTCTGTCTTGCAATGTTATCAAAGAAAAATAGTATTAATACATGTGTTTAGCATCCcttatttatgattttttatCATATAAGAAAGAGAACATTTAAAACTGTATTTTAGCCTTAACAAGCACAAGAACCAATTGTGGGATCAAATTAAGTATCCAGAGAATTAACAATGAAGTCATTAACTCTGAACTCAAGCCTAGTTTTTGGATTCATTTTATGGATACTTTGGCATGTGTCATCAGTGATGTTTCAAGGGTTTCATGTCCTTCAAAATCAGACTATCACCTAGTGGACCCAGCTTGCATCCCAGGAGTGGCAGACAACTGGTCTGCCCTCCTTATCCAAAGCCTCTTAATGACCTTCTCTGCAGCTTCAGTGATGGAATTTATTGCACTCATCTTTTTGTTGCACCAGTAATTCCAAGCCCAGTCAGAGCCTTGCTGAATGAACTCCCAACAAAACCATGGCAGCCCACTTCCTTTGTCTTGCAGTGTGCCTCCCAGCCTTGATTTCTGCACTGCTCTACCATCTCCTGGTATTCAGCAAGCTTCCTCTCACGAGTCTCCCTGTTTGAGTTCCTCCCTAAGCATAGTCAGTTCCCTCATCATCATTTGCTAGGTGGAGTTTTGAGATCACTATATCTGGTCTGAGTGTTGATGGAATTATATGATCTGAGAACCTAACTGTTCCATGAGATCTACTCTCAGCTGCCTGGCTGGGGCTATGCAAAGTATGTTGATCATTAAAGTTTCCATGAACTGGACATTTCTTCAGCTCTCAGAAAACTGATAGTGCCTTTTCTTGGATGGTATTTACTGCACATTGCCAACTGCATTTGTTACTGAGTGTGTTCTTGTATATATGGAGACTAACCattcaaataatttgatcaaatgGATTGCTGACAACTTCTAAACTGCCTTTTTCATTAACTATGAACAGATAAAACATTTGACTGAAACCCCtctttaattaatattatcaaattaaaaaagaatCAGATTTCAAACAGTATCATCTCTGCAACTGCCCTGAGCACCtgaatataaaaattaagaaatactaTGGCACtaaaaaatactaaataataGTACAAAAAAATAACATCCATTTATGCTTATTATTAGATAAGGGGTGAGCATTgtatgcattatcatcatcattaaaccaCTTTATAATGCTTTTGATGACAACCTGTCTCCTTGTATTTCTCATTGATTAATTCCCTCTAAAATAATCAACAGATTATGACACTctaaaaaatgtttcaaattatgagaaatttgaaaataatttacttttaatCATTGCTTGCATAAATTTTCATCTTCTTTTAGTCAAATTTTCTCCCATTTTGGACTCAGAATTTCATTTTTGCTCCCAGATGTTTTAGTTAGTTGACAACAGATTGTTcattatgaaaagcaaaatttctcTAAGCTCATAGGTATTTGCTTTTATCACTGCTTACTTCATAAtataaagatggtggtggtggcagtggtggtggtggggttttttttgttttgtttttcacacatttttcAGTGCTATTTCATatttgtgtagtagtagtagtagtcatgtgATGTTGACGTTGCATAAATAAAAGCTCTTCATTTAATTTCAGATGgtgaaatcaaatttgatcatTATGATCTTCATAGTGATATTTATCATTTAATTGGTGCTGACCTTCGGAATGTGAATGAGTTAGAAGCCAAACTGAAGTCTTGTAATGTTGACTACACGTTGCCAACTGTATTTGTTACCGAGTGTGTTCTTGTATATATGGAGACTAACCattcaaataatttgatcaaatgGATTGCTGACAACTTCCAAACTGCCTTTTTCATTAACTATGAACAGGTAAAACATTTGGGTGAAATCCCtctttaattaatattatcaaattaaaaaagaatCAGATTTCAAACACtaatttgttgttaatatttcatcTTCTCCAATAATTAATGCATTATGTACCTGACTCAATGATTTTGTGATGCATTTAGTCTTTGTTCTAAAAATTTATAGCCACCATGTagcttaattatatgatataatataagtttattttctctcttacatGTTATTTACTAAATCTTACCAGTAGCCACAACTGATTTAGCTATAATTTTGTATGTACATCAGTAGTAACACACTAAATATAGTGAGCTAAATCAATAGCTTAACAATTAATTCTGGTCAATCCCAAAAgttgaaataatttaaaatggAATGCATTCAAGAGTGATTTTGATCTTTAATGTAATACTTAGCTATTTTTTCTCAAAACACTTCCATAATTCTATATGATGACCTTTAACCAGAGATTTGTCTGGTAATTAATTCAATTAGAGGCGCAGTTTTTTGAGTCAAGAAAGTTTAGTTTGGCAGCTAAAAAGCTAATGGTTTGTATCCTATCACCAGTACTGTGTTGTGGCATTGATCTAGGCTCTTTAATTTCATGGCTCAGTCCATCTAGCTGTAAACAGGTACCACAAGAATGTACAGTGTAGTATATAATTATTAAGGTTTTTGATAGATTATGAATGATTTCAAATCTTAGGATTCTAGGAATGTTGACTTTTTtcttcaccctttcagggtcaatgaaatatgtaccagtcaagtactgggggcaatataattgactgacccctcccccaaaatttcaagccttgtgcctatagttgaaagaatTACAGTGCATACTCATGTCTCTGGAGACAGTAACCAGTGATTCATAATTTAATATCTATGAAAACAATTACATAATTTAGAATTTCTAGAAACATTTCATTAATCTAGCTGCCAGTGTTGATTAAAATGAATTAATCTCAGAGTGATATAATTCAGTAATATACAATGTAGAATGTACTTGTATTTTTCATTCTGCTTTTAGGTTCATATGAATGATAAATTTGGTCAGATTATGATCTGTAATCTGAAAGCTCGTCAATGTGATTTGCCTGGTGTAAGTGCTTGTACAGATTTCCAGTCCCAAACTCAAAGGTAACTTTtcaacttttttattgttttatcagAAGTTTTCCACAGAAGGCATTAACCTAGAACTGTTGAAGTTGACCATCAACCACAGTGAACTAACTACTCCAGGAAGGCCTGCAAAATTCATAgaatgattaagtcgattacatcaaccccagtgcatagctggtacttaatttaccaacgccgaaaggatgaaaggcaaagtcgacctcgacagaatttgaattcagaacgtaacggcagatgaaataccgctaagtattttgcccggcgtgctaacgtttctgccagctcgccgccttaatcttaTTCTTCAAATCATGGTTGTTGTACTCCAGCTTCATTTAAACTAACCCACTGCAATAACTTTGCTGTTCTTAGTCACTCATACACTGCCTCTTTTTTGCGaaaccacatattatatattattctccATTCTTTGGACTATCTCATCTTGTTCCTCTATTATATTTTCACATTGGCCTAACATGCAATTTTCCAGGCTCtatatcaacaaaaaataatctgtaggtgcaggagtgactgtgtagtaagaagcttgcttcccaaccacatggttccaggttcagtcccactgcatggcatcttaggcaagtatcttctactatagccttgtgctgaccaaagccttgtgagtggacttggtagatggaaactgaaagaaacctgttgtatatatataaaagcaccaactgatcgtggccgtttgccggcctcctctggcccctgtaccagtggcacataaaaagcacccactacattcacggagtggttggcattaggatgggcatccagctgttgtaacactgccagatcagaccagagcctggtgcagcctcctggcttcccagacccaggtcgaaccgtccaacccatgctagcatggaaaacagacattaaacgatgatgatgatgatgatgatgatatatatggtgtatttgtgtgtctgtgtttctccccccaccatcacttaacaaccaatgttgtcgtgtttatatccccataacttaacagtttggcctaagagactgataaaataagtactaggcctacaaagaataagttctggggttgatttgttcgactaaaggcagtgctccagcatggccgcagtcaaattactgaaagaaataaaagaataaaagaatagtttcTCATTTTTCTGATCTTCCTTGTACAAATAAAAACTAGTTCTAAAAAAATCTGGTTGAAGTTAGTACAAAAAAATGAGCATTTATAAGTCTATTCTTACTAACCTATACACTTTTCATCTTTTGTACTACAACGGCAATTTTGCTTAAATGAATGGATTATTTTTTTGTCCAAAACTGCATTAATTTCAAATGTTGAGTTTAGCACTGTGCGCTAATGAAGCATTCATCAATTATACAATGTCTCACAGTTCACAGCAGTGTATTGTACTTCTGTTTGGAGCCCTACTTATAATACAACATTTAAAAGTATATATCTCTGCCAATGGCACAGTGCCACTTGTTCAATAAAAATCAAGAAGCAATTAGCTAGTGGACTGACAATTCAACCACTTTGTATGACAAAGCAAGACATTAAGAATtcatattaataaattattaatcatttattaacaatggatataattttttacattacattttatctcgtgttttctttcagttttaatgttttttcaacTCTGTATTGTTGTCCTTCAGTAACAGAAAACAAGTTCAGTCTGTATTAGAATTTGAGATAATATAACCTGCTTAAAATGTACTAGCATCTCATTCTTCTGCcaaattccctctctctctccctctctcactccccctctctcactccctctctcttcttcttcttcttactactactgctgctgctattattattattattatcattattattattatctctatatatatataaatggcaaaatgtctgtctgtgtgtatatatcctttatacaaatccacaatttttcagttagagggctcgcactttctatggtcattcaaaactgtccaagggtggtcgtgcacatctttacattttcccagtcaccccgcaaagccattaaaaaaatcaatagaagtgacttttttgtgaattttctatccaaaacccaatcaaaatgcccgaaacttgatacgccaattgaatgccagctagttgtatgtgattggtcggagatttggacagtactcgcgtatatgtgcacacgcacgcagctgtatatgcatgcactaacatgcatatacagctgctagttattattattaccagaatTAAATTTGATTACCAACACAATGACTTGGTTAATTTGTTTGTGTCAAGGTAACTCTAGGCATTTGTGCAGACAAGTATTTATAGACATGTGCTTCTAGAGAAGCCAAATGAAAAACGTTTGAAAAATGCTTCATAAAtcttcattatatcattataccaCTGATTGAGCAGATATTTAGGATgttaatagttttttttctcttgagaATCTCATCAAGGTTTCTACATAAATCTTGTTACATAATCAAGTCAGTAATGATGGTTCATTATTTATGACAATTtttaggtgagtgtgttaaattataaggcacaaaaagaaaatgactctccccagacacaacagaatttagcTAAAAAGCTGTATATTTTGCAATAATTCACTGTAGACCTTAAATTTTCTCTGCCCTTTAAGACAAGATATATTCACATTTGCTTGGCAGCTGATCCCTAAAATAGttcattgattttattaaatgtcCCAGAGAACAATATTAGTTCAGCTGTGATTGAacacattgttgtttttattgaaatgttacataaatatgtgtttttAAATGCTTAGATGT
Coding sequences within:
- the LOC115211798 gene encoding leucine carboxyl methyltransferase 1, with amino-acid sequence MASDEAVMSTNDDASQCKRFAVDKGYWIDPYISMLAMRGSDIHTPEINRGYYARVKGIHLLLEKFLKHTQCNCQVINLGAGYDTTFWQFKDKNLIPKSYIEVDFQSVTAKKCHYIKSRKRLLQNLTSEDGEIKFDHYDLHSDIYHLIGADLRNVNELEAKLKSCNVDYTLPTVFVTECVLVYMETNHSNNLIKWIADNFQTAFFINYEQVHMNDKFGQIMICNLKARQCDLPGVSACTDFQSQTQRFLTNGWEVADMVEMTHVYASLPQADVQRIEKVEFLDEHELLQQLLSHYCITYAFKDPNKIGLYTVNFSP